One window from the genome of Oryctolagus cuniculus chromosome 1, mOryCun1.1, whole genome shotgun sequence encodes:
- the DPP3 gene encoding dipeptidyl peptidase 3 translates to MADTQYILPNDIGVSSLDCREAFRLLSPTERLYAHHLSRAAWYGGLAVLLQTSPEAPYIYALLSRLFRAQDPDQLLQHALAEGLTEEEYQAFLVYAAGVFSNMGNYKSFGDTKFVPNLPKEKLERVILGSEAAQQRPEEVRGLWQTCGELMFSLEPRLRHLGLGKEGITTYFSGDCTMEDAKLAQDFLDSQNLSAYNTRLFKKVDEEGKACYEVRLASVLGTEPSPDSEVTSKLKSYEFRGSRFQVTRGDYSPLLQKVVEHLEKAKAYAANSHQEQMLAQYVESFTQGSIEAHKRGSRFWIQDKGPIVESYIGFIESYRDPFGSRGEFEGFVAMVNKAMSAKFERLVASAEQLLKELPWPPAFEKDKFLTPDFTSLDVLTFAGSGIPAGINIPNYDDLRQTEGFKNVSLGNVLAVAYTTQREKLTFLEEDDKDLYLRWKGPSFDVQVGLHELLGHGSGKLFVQDEKGALNFDRETVINPETGEQIQSWYRSGETWDSKFSNIASSYEECRAESVGLYLCLNPQVLEIFGFEGADAEDVIYVNWLNMVRAGLLALEFYTPEACSWRQAHMQARFVILRVLLEAGEGLVTVTPCTGSDGRPDARVRLDRSKIRSVGRPALERFLRRLQVLKSTGDVAGGRALYEGYAAVTDEPPECFLTLRDTVLLRKESRKLIVQPNTRLEGSEVQLLEYEASAAGLIRSFCDRFPEDGPELEEVLTQLAAADARFWKGPSAAPSGQA, encoded by the exons ATGGCGGACACCCAGTACATCCTGCCCAATGACATCGGCGTGTCTAGCCTGGACTGCCGCGAGGCCTTCCGCCTGCTGTCGCCCACGGAGCGCCTCTACGCCCACCACCTGTCGCGGGCTGCCTGGTACGGGGGCCTGGCTGTGCTGCTGCAGACCTCCCCCGAAGCCCCCTACATCTACGCCCTGCTCAGCCGCCTCTTCCGCGCCCAAGACCCTGACCAGCTGCTGCAGCACGCCCTGGCCGAGGGCCTCACCGAGGAGGAGTATCAG GCATTCCTGGTCTATGCGGCAGGGGTCTTCTCCAACATGGGCAACTACAAGTCCTTTGGCGACACCAAGTTTGTTCCCAACCTGCCCAAG gagAAGCTGGAGCGGGTGATTCTGGGGAGCGAGGCCGCTCAGCAGCGTCCGGAGGAGGTCCGGGGCCTGTGGCAGACCTGCGGGGAGCTCATGTTCTCCCTGGAGCCGCGGCTGCGgcacctggggctggggaaggag GGAATCACCACCTATTTCTCCGGGGACTGCACCATGGAAGACGCCAAACTGGCCCAAGACTTTCTGGACTCACAG AACCTCAGTGCCTACAACACTCGGCTCTTCAAGAAGGTGGATGAGGAGGGGAAGGCCTGCTACGAGGTGCGGCTGGCGTCCGTGCTCGGCACAG AGCCTTCTCCCGACTCGGAAGTCACGTCCAAGCTGAAAAGCTACGAATTCCGGGGCAGCCGTTTCCAGGTGACCCGGGGTGACTACAGCCCCCTCCTGCAGAAGGTGGTGGAGCACCTGGAGAAAGCCAAg GCGTATGCAGCCAACAGCCACCAGGAGCAGATGCTGGCCCAGTACGTGGAAAGCTTCACCCAGGGCTCCATCGAGGCCCACAAGAGGGGCTCCCGCTTCTGGATCCAGGACAAAGGCCCCATCGTGGAGAG TTACATCGGGTTCATCGAGAGCTACCGCGACCCCTTTGGTTCCCGAGGAGAGTTTGAAG GCTTCGTGGCCATGGTGAACAAGGCCATGAGTGCCAAATTCGAGCGGCTGGTGGCCAGCGCCGAGCAGCTGCTGAAGGAGCTGCCCTGGCCGCCCGCCTTCGAGAAGGACAAGTTCCTCACCCCTGACTTCACCTCCCTGGATGTCCTCACCTTCGCCGGCTCCGGCATCCCTGCCGGCATCAACATCCCCAACT ACGATGACCTGAGACAGACCGAAGGCTTCAAGAACGTGTCACTGGGGAACGTGCTGGCCGTGGCCTACACCACGCAGCGGGAGAAGCTCACCTTCCTGGAGGAGGACGACAAG GACCTGTACCTCCGCTGGAAGGGGCCCTCCTTCGACGTGCAGGTGGGGTTGCACGAGCTGCTGGGCCACGGCAGCGGCAAGCTCTTTGTGCAG GATGAGAAGGGGGCACTGAACTTTGACCGGGAGACAGTGATCAACCCCGAGacaggggagcag ATCCAGAGCTGGTACCGCAGCGGGGAGACCTGGGACAGCAAGTTCAGCAACATCGCCTCCAGCTACGAAGAGTGCCGGGCCGAGAGCGTGGGCCTCTACCTGTGCCTCAACCCTCAAGTGCTGGA gatcTTCGGCTTCGAGGGGGCCGACGCGGAAGACGTGATCTACGTGAACTGGCTCAACATGGTGCGGGCTGGGCTGCTGGCCCTGGAGTTCTACACGCCTGAGGCCTGCAGCTGGCGACAG gcccaCATGCAGGCCCGGTTTGTGATCCTGAGGGTCCTGCTGGAGGCTGGCGAGGGACTCGTCACCGTCACGCCCTGCACAGGCTCCGACGGGCGCCCGGATGCCCGGGTCCGCCTGGACCGCAGCAAGATCCGGTCGGTGGGCAGGCCCGCCCTGGAGCGGTTCCTGCGGAGACTCCAG GTGCTGAAGTCCACGGGGGATGTGGCGGGCGGGCGAGCCCTGTATGAGGGCTACGCCGCCGTCACCGATGAGCCGCCCGAGTGCTTCCTCACCCTCAGGGACACGGTGCTGCTGCGCAAGGAGTCTCGGAAGCTCATCGTCCAGCCCAACACGCGCCTGGAAG GCTCAGAAGTGCAGCTCCTGGAGTACGAGGCCTCGGCCGCTGGCCTCATCCGCTCCTTCTGCGATCGCTTCCCAGAGGATGGGCCCGAGCTGGAGGAGGTCCTCACCCAGCTGGCCGCTGCCGACGCCCGGTTCTGGAAGGGCCCCAGCGCGGCCCCATCCGGCCAGGCGTGA